Part of the Portunus trituberculatus isolate SZX2019 chromosome 24, ASM1759143v1, whole genome shotgun sequence genome is shown below.
ctccatctttttcttctatttttaccttttcgcgtatatatattgtttttttttcttttgttttctcttttgacggcttttttttatcgttgtgtgtgtgtgtgtgtgtgtgtgtgtgtgtgtgtgtgtgtgtgtgtatctcgttgtctccctatctttttttttcctttttatctctctttccttttctttcttttctctctctctctctctctctctctctctctctctctctctctctctctctctctctctctctctctctctctctctctctctctctctctctctcttctttctttccttcattccttccttccctttcttccagtattgtttcctttcttcctcttccctatcttccttccttccttccttccttccttccttccttccttcctttcttccttccttccttccttccttcctttcttccttccttccttccttccttccttccttccttccttccttccttccctttcttgctCTTCCCTATCTTCTACTTGCCCGtcaccacttccttctttcctccatctctccatttttATCTCTATTCAGTGTTACTTTGGTATGTGGTGCACTTGTCATAACTCATAAAGCTTTTCTAGTATGCAGTCTACGCTTCAGCTTGGTGATTTTAAGAGATATAGGTGTTACTACCCCCCACCTTATCATGGAGTCGCAGCGTTATCGTAGAAACTGAAATCTAACTGTtatcgtgaaatcgcatcgttatGGTGGAAAattgcatcgttatcgtggaatctCGTGGAaaaatcgcatcgttatcgtggaaaattgCATCGTTGTCGTGGAATCTCGTGGAaaaatcgcatcgttatcgtggaaaatcgcatcgttatcgtggaatatCGTGGAAAattgcatcgttatcgtggaatatcgtggaaaatatcatcgttatcgtggaatctCGTGGAaaaatcgcatcgttatcgtggaaaattgcatcgttatcgtggaatctcgtggaaaatcgcatcgttatcgtggaatatCGTGGAAAattgcatcgttatcgtggaaaatcgcatcgttatcgtggaaaattgcatcgttatcgtggaaaatcgcatcgttatcgtggaaactcgtatcgttatcttCCGTCTCGtgcatcataatcatcattatttatttatttatttatttatttatttatttaaattcgttttcattatttcagtttACTAGTATATAAATCATATGATACTATATCCAGCAGTACAATTTTTCCATGATAAAAAATCCAGGAAAGCTCGATATTTGTTTTAATACACAGCTATTTCATTTGAAAGACGCACTGAGAACCTTTTCATTGGCGCGGTaatgtagttgtaatagtattcATAATGGAAGTATTGCCTCTCCCTCTAAGTACAGTTCACTACCTTTTTGTTTCATAAATATTGATGtgtttattattgctatcactaTTATCTTTACTTGATCGCGTTGGCTGTGGTGATCACATACCAGAGCAGTACCCTCGAttatccttatttcttcctgGTTTTCATCACTGTTgtccttcctatccttccttccttcctcttgcagaaccaccaccaccaccaccaccaccggaaaCAACAGGAatgataaacaaagaaacaaacaacagcACAGTTAGTTTGTAGTTAATCAGAAGAAAACAGGatgacaaaatacacacacacacacacacacacacacacacacacacacacacacacacacacacacacacacactggccatTACAGGGAGTTTAATAGCAGTACAGTAAAAGGAAAACCCAGCCCAGTTCCCCACTTTTCACGAGCCCTCCCATTAAGCAGAGCCATTAGTAGAGTAGCAGGCGAGGTAATAGACTGCTAAGGGACCCATTTCTCCCATTCACCTACAGGCGTCCCTTCaaactctcccctcccttcccattaATAGTAGTGAATGAGATTGACTCGTGTGCTGAGTGGGAAATATGTCCTACGGGAaagtatgaggaaaaaaagtaacagaagaACAAATTATGAAAGCAGTCACAGTAACAGTAGTGACTTTGtttagggaaagaaagaaagtgtgaggaaaaggaaagaaagtaatggGAAAgtgataggaaaagaaggaaaataatagggaaaaagaaggtaatAGGAAagtagtagagaaaaaaaagtaacaggaaaagaaagaaagtaagggaaagagAGCAGGTAATAGGAAActaataggaaaggaaagaaatagaaaaataatagggaaaagaagtaataggaaagaaataggaaaataaagaaataggaagataaaaggaaaagaaagaaagtgataggaaaaagaaggtaacaggaaaagaaagaaagtgatagGAAATAAAATGATAGGTCCTCGGagaaagtatgatgaaaaaaagcagCAGAAAAACGTATGATGAaagtagtgacagtgacagtagtGATTTGATTtagggaaagaaagtaagagtggtcaggtcaggtcaggtcaggtcaggttaaggtcaggtcagattaACGTAGGGTCAGGTTAAGGTAAGGTCAGcttgggttaagttagattgggtcagcttgggttaagttagattgggtCAGCTTGTGTTCAGTTAGATTGGGTCAGCTTGTGTTAAGTTAGATTGGGTAAGCTTGTGTTAAGTTAGATTGGGTCAGcttgggttaagttagattgggtcagcttgggttaagttagattggaTCAGcttgggttaagttagattgggtCAGCTTGTGTCAGATTGGGTTAAGGTTTCAGCTTGGTCAGCTTGTGTtaagttagattgggttagattGGGTCAGCTTGGGTTAGATTGGGTCAGCTTGGGTTCAGTTAGATTGGGTCAGcttgggttaagttagattgggtCAGATTAATTAGATTGGATcagcttgggttaggttagattggattAGATTGGGTcagcttgggttaggttagattgggtcagcttgggttaggttagattgggtcagcttgggttaggttagattgggtcagcttgggttaagttagattgggtCAGCTTGTGTTAAGTTAGATTGGGTCAGCTtgggttcagttaggttagttttttttattgaaagaaaaacatccagtattctttttttttttttttttactctttttcgtCTATTaccatcgtttttttttctctctctctctcttattagctTTTCCccgttactttttttcatgtcactATTTCCCTGTTACTTTCTGTCCTGCAATCGTGaaatagtatgtgtgtgtgtgggggggagagaaagaaacaatggCACAGTGACAAAGGGTGTGGAAAGGGATGAAATAGAGTCAGACGAAATGCAGTAACGTGAAATAGGGTgacacaaaaggaaacaaagggagaCGCAGTGCAGTGTTGAAAGGTAGAGTGAAGTAATGTATGCTAGAAATGAGATATATTGTGATATTCTAAAATGGTGTTGAATATTCTTAAAGGGGAATAGGATTAGACAAAAGGAAACAACAACGTGAAGCACAGTGAAGTGTAAAATAGGGTGAAATAACGTATACTGAAGTGAAATAGTGTGTAATGTTGCTAAATCGTGTTAGGTAAAGTTTAAGTACAATAGAGTGAGGCAAAGGGAAGCAGAGTGAGGTACCGTGTAGTGTTGTCAATTAGGGTGAAGTGAATTATAGATAGGATGTAATGTCAAAGAGTTAGGTAAAGTGTTGTGAATTGAAATGAATATAGAGCAAGGTGTGAGATAGGGTGAAAAAGAGTGTGGTAGTGTGAGGAGATCGTGAAACAAGGTGGGAAAGAGTGTAGTAGTGTGGTAGGGTGAGGAGATCGTGTGGCGCTGTGTGAAATAAGGTGAAAAAGAGTGTGATGGTGTAAAAAGTTAAGATAGGGTGAGGAAGACTTGTGGCCTTGTGAAATAGGATGAGTATTATTGGATGTTGAGGTAATGTGGCAAATTTAAACAGGATAAGACATCAAATAGGGTGTGGCAATGTGAGGCAGTGGGGAATAGGATGAGGCAGGGTGTAGTTGGATATTGGAATAGTGTGGCAAAGTTAAACGGGATAAGACACAAGAtagggtgtggcagggtgagGCGTGGTGAGGGAATCTTGTATAGGGTGTGACAGGATGTGGCGTGGTGAAGGAAGCTTGCATAGGGTGTGGCAGAGTGTGGGATAGTGAAGGAATCTTGCAtagggtgtggcagggtgtggcgTGGTGAGGGAATCTTGTAtagggtgtggcagggtgtggcgTGTTGAGGGAATTTTGTATAGGGTGTGGCAGAGTGTAGGATGGTGAGGGAAGCTTGTATAGGGTGTGGCGTGGTGAGGGAATTTTGTAtagggtgtggcagggtgtggcgTGGTGAGAGAAGCCTGTGTAGGGTGTTTGGCAAGGTGAAGTGGGGTGAGGAAACCTTGTATAGAGTGACAGGTTGAGGCAGGCCGAGACAAGCTTGTACATGGTGTGGTAGGGTGATAAAAGGCCAGGTAGAATATAGAAAGGTGTGTTATACTGTGAGATAAGGTGAGCTAGGGTGAGTTAGGCCAAAACAATGCGGGACTCAGTGGATATTTACCTGTATGTTTGAAAGTAAGACCAAggtaaacaaaatacaaaaaaaaaaaaaaaaaaattcaatcacTCAATATTTTTAACCCTTCCTATTTAACCCTTTTTATTGAGACTAACACCTAAATAGAtcttctttttaatatataaatgtatgtaGCCTTAGTCAGTTCCTtccttacatataaaaaaataaacaactaaaTACAGGTGAGAGAAACAAATTATACCTGTGATTTCTAAGGCACCTCACGTAACGCATCAATAATCTAGAGGTTTATTATTAGCTTCACCTTTGTATACACGGCGCCTCCATATCTCCTCCTGGACATTGATTTCCGATCGCCTGCAGGAATAGGGAGGCGCAGGTATCAGGTCACGTGTCCAATCTCAGGTGAATCAGGGACACTttggctggtggtagtggtggtggtttctctctctctctctctctctctctctctctctctctctctctctctctctctctctctctctctctctctctctcctcactggaatataaaaaaagaaatgcttgCTAATGGATTATGAAGAAGAGATCAAACGACGGTGTATATGCAGGCTGAgttaggttacacacacacacacacacacacacacacacacacacacacacacacacacacacacacacacacacacacacacacacacacacacacacacacactaataaagtTACTCggatatatggaaaaaaaaaataattcatgtCAAGAAATATACAGAAGATATTGTCACTCTAAGAAGCAAATACATGTAGAAATAACTTTTGTAGCgatgagacagaaaaaaaaaaattaataaaaacatactaaacaataaataaagaaaacggaacttgtagatagcaataataaaccttacacaataaaataaagaaaaataactattaATATACtagcaaataataaaaagggaATAGATATTAAGGAAAATAGTGTAATGAACCATCACAGTGCAGTACTATTGAAGTGTtacagtctgtctactctaaaatggctcctggatttaaaacgcATTGTAGCTTATTAATAACGcatgatttgatgtgaataatacttgtgtTCTGTTggtcaacgcacttattacaaggacagctcacggttttcctcaagatctgacacccacgcattccctggggcaccattcaaaccgagacccaggagccacttcaCAGCAGACAGACTATAGGTGAAGGATGGCAAAGAGATCGTAACAAGACGCTGTGCTGTTATGTTTTGTGGTGCAGTGTAGAACATGTGTACCCAGTGAATAATGAGGCAGCAGTATCCACACAGTGTCCTTCGTTCATTCAGTGTTCAGTCATCACAAAAACTGAATTGATAGGACAACAggacctcccacacacacacacacacacacacacacacacacacacacacacacacacacacacacacacacacacacacacacacgcacacatcatGTTAATTGAGTGAACGCCCTCCCTTacctctcttctcattctccctctctccctctctcccttacctcccacctccctcccttctctccatatGCCCCTCCCTTGTTCAAAAAGTGAATGAGTtggtccttgtgtgtgtgtgtgtgtgtgtgtgtgtgtgtgtgtgtgtgtgtgtgtgtgtgtgtgtaggagggtaGCACGCCATTCTAAAAGGACCagtagcctcctcctcctcctcctcctcctcctcctcctcctcctcctcctcctgtttttctatTCTGTATCTTGGTAGAAGTAGATCTCGGGCTGCCTTGCAAGGTCCTAAAGGTCTGCTGCTGATGTTTGGTTATCCTTTGTAGCCCCTTGTGATCCccatcgtcttcctcttccttgtcgtcctcttcttcttcctcatcctcctcttcttcctcatcctccttctcctttttcgattgatttgtctttttttttcctccttgtctttcctatCTCCATAGTTCTCTTctccgtcgtcgtcgtcctcgtcctcctggtcgtcgtcgtcgtcgtcgtcctcctcctcctcctcctcctcttcgcaaaACCTGGGCCTTCCACAACACACCTTTCTGAATGGACGAATCGTTACCTACCTCAATCTAGCGCAATGTTGGTAGTCCTGCATCTGCctaccctcctcccccttctctcccacaccaccccaccttctctccacctctacaccccctcctctctgcctctcctttctctctttctctctccgcccctcctgcatccctccctcctcttcctcctgttcctctctaATCATCAGCTTTATCCTATTCCTT
Proteins encoded:
- the LOC123508185 gene encoding putative uncharacterized protein YHR217C codes for the protein MYKLVSACLNLSLYTRFPHPTSPCQTPYTGFSHHATPCHTLYKIPSPRHTLYKLPSPSYTLPHPIQNSLNTPHPATPYTRFPHHATPCHTLCKIPSLSHTLPHPMQASFTTPHPVTPYTRFPHHASPCHTLSCVLSRLTLPHYSNIQLHPASSYSPLPHIATPYLMSYPV